The following are from one region of the Halarcobacter sp. genome:
- a CDS encoding AraC family transcriptional regulator, whose product MDTLSKIKEIVNKYDLEEGLNKTNIPFVKVFKSSNSSEILQSVYEPSLFLILQGSKKVMVGDKIFEYDSSSYFISSTHLAVSGKTVKASKDKPFISLQIAFKEDEIFQALNEFSLAINKINSTNFSASIYRLDNDLKDCVFRLLSLNKIDIDALSKLYLKEILYRLLVSNQNKELQQLAFIESNSYKISKAITLINENIYDNFLVDDIAKEVNMSISSFHKNFKIVVGISPLQYIKKIKLQEAKRLMTLENMDISGASFYVGYKSCSQFSREYSSYFGMSPSKHIKSLRD is encoded by the coding sequence ATGGATACTCTTTCAAAAATAAAAGAGATAGTTAATAAATATGATTTAGAAGAGGGATTAAATAAAACAAATATACCTTTTGTAAAGGTTTTTAAATCTTCAAATAGTTCTGAAATTTTACAAAGTGTTTATGAACCATCTTTATTTTTGATTTTACAAGGTTCAAAAAAAGTTATGGTAGGGGATAAAATATTTGAATATGATAGTTCCTCTTATTTTATCTCCTCTACACATTTAGCAGTATCAGGAAAAACCGTTAAAGCTTCAAAGGATAAACCTTTTATCTCTCTTCAAATAGCTTTTAAAGAGGATGAGATTTTTCAAGCACTAAATGAATTTTCACTTGCAATAAATAAAATAAATAGTACAAATTTTAGTGCTTCTATTTATAGATTGGACAATGATTTAAAAGATTGTGTTTTTAGATTGTTAAGTTTAAATAAAATAGATATAGATGCTTTGTCAAAATTGTATTTAAAAGAGATTTTGTATAGATTGTTAGTCTCAAATCAAAATAAAGAGTTGCAACAATTGGCCTTTATTGAAAGTAATTCTTATAAAATCTCAAAAGCAATTACTTTGATAAATGAAAATATTTATGATAACTTTTTGGTAGATGATATTGCAAAAGAGGTTAATATGAGTATCTCATCTTTTCATAAAAATTTTAAAATTGTTGTTGGTATTAGCCCTTTACAATATATTAAAAAAATAAAACTTCAAGAAGCTAAACGCTTAATGACTTTAGAGAATATGGATATTTCAGGGGCTTCATTTTATGTAGGATATAAAAGTTGTTCTCAATTTAGTAGAGAGTATTCAAGCTATTTTGGTATGTCTCCTTCAAAACATATAAAGAGTTTAAGAGATTAA
- a CDS encoding SDR family oxidoreductase, with the protein MIKNKVAIITGSSKGIGKQIALHLAKLNITVVINYNSNKQEAQNLVDKIVSLGGNAIAFKADISKIIEIEKLFENVLNEFGKIDILINNAGIMENNLLKDVTEEEFDRQFLTNVKGTFFSCQQAMKYLSNNGRIINISTSVNGVMFPAYSVYAASKGAVEQITRQLAKEFGIKGITINAIAPGPVATNLFLEGKSKEQIDNLSKMNSFGRLGNVEDIANSVELLIDEKSQWITGQTIRVNGGFI; encoded by the coding sequence ATGATTAAAAACAAAGTAGCTATTATTACTGGTTCATCTAAAGGGATTGGTAAACAGATTGCCTTACATTTAGCAAAATTAAATATCACAGTAGTTATAAACTATAATAGTAATAAGCAAGAAGCTCAAAATTTAGTAGACAAAATAGTTTCCTTAGGTGGAAATGCAATTGCATTTAAAGCAGATATTTCAAAAATAATAGAGATAGAAAAACTATTTGAAAATGTATTAAATGAGTTTGGGAAAATAGATATTTTAATAAACAATGCAGGAATTATGGAAAATAATCTATTAAAAGATGTAACTGAAGAAGAGTTTGATAGACAGTTTCTAACAAATGTAAAAGGGACATTTTTTTCTTGTCAACAAGCAATGAAATATTTGAGTAACAATGGTAGAATTATAAATATTTCAACCTCTGTAAATGGTGTAATGTTTCCTGCATATAGTGTATATGCAGCATCAAAAGGAGCAGTTGAACAAATAACAAGACAATTGGCAAAAGAGTTTGGAATAAAAGGTATTACAATAAATGCAATTGCCCCTGGTCCTGTTGCAACAAATTTATTTTTAGAAGGAAAATCTAAAGAACAAATTGATAATTTAAGTAAGATGAACTCTTTTGGACGTTTAGGAAATGTTGAAGATATAGCAAATAGTGTTGAGTTATTGATTGATGAGAAGTCTCAATGGATTACGGGACAAACAATTAGAGTAAATGGTGGATTTATATAA
- a CDS encoding bile acid:sodium symporter family protein — protein sequence MIKKISILFPLWAVLFSIISYFNPNLVVGFKSWIIPLLILIMFCMGVTLKISDFKRVLKRPKIIALTVFLQFLIMPLAAFIISKLFNLSDELLVGMVLVGAVSGGTASNVIAYLAKADVALSITMTVVSTLLSILVTPYLTLLYVGQTVPVPALDMLFSIFKLVFMPVVAGLIINQIFDKYIKEKHDIFALLSIVSIVFIIGIIIGINQEKVSSLALSLMLSIALHNIIGLVGGFYITKLLGFEKKECKTVAIEVGMQNSGLAVVLAMKYFTALSALPGAIFSIWHNISGSIIAGIWAKQED from the coding sequence ATGATTAAAAAAATTTCTATATTATTTCCACTTTGGGCTGTTTTATTTTCTATAATTTCATATTTTAACCCAAATTTGGTAGTTGGTTTTAAAAGTTGGATTATCCCACTTTTGATATTGATAATGTTTTGTATGGGTGTAACTTTAAAAATATCAGATTTTAAAAGAGTATTAAAAAGACCAAAAATTATAGCTTTGACAGTTTTTTTGCAATTTTTAATTATGCCTTTGGCTGCATTTATAATCTCAAAACTGTTTAATCTTTCAGATGAATTATTAGTAGGAATGGTACTTGTTGGGGCAGTTTCTGGTGGAACTGCTTCAAATGTAATAGCATATTTAGCAAAAGCTGATGTGGCTTTATCTATTACAATGACGGTAGTTTCAACTTTATTATCTATATTAGTTACACCATATCTAACACTTTTATATGTAGGACAAACAGTTCCCGTACCTGCACTTGATATGTTATTTAGTATATTTAAATTGGTATTTATGCCTGTAGTAGCTGGCTTAATAATAAATCAAATATTTGATAAATATATAAAAGAGAAACATGATATTTTTGCTTTATTGTCTATAGTCTCTATAGTTTTTATAATAGGAATTATAATAGGAATAAATCAAGAAAAAGTTTCAAGTTTAGCATTATCATTGATGTTGTCTATTGCCTTACATAATATTATAGGTTTAGTAGGTGGATTTTATATAACAAAACTATTAGGTTTTGAAAAAAAAGAGTGTAAAACAGTTGCTATAGAAGTAGGGATGCAAAATTCAGGACTAGCAGTAGTCTTAGCAATGAAATACTTTACAGCTCTAAGTGCACTTCCTGGAGCCATATTTAGTATTTGGCATAATATTTCTGGTTCAATTATCGCTGGAATTTGGGCGAAACAAGAAGATTAA
- a CDS encoding LysE family translocator, with the protein MDFSIYIHEFLILAGAMILALLSPGPDFAMILKQSVTYGKRSSIFASIGIGLGISVHIIYSILGIGLIISKSIILFNIIKYLGAAYLIYIGYQSLKSKGIKLDNSASKANKNMSDFKSFWFGFLCNALNPKATLFFLSMFTVVISIDTPLYIQAFYGLFCILATMIWFTSLSLILSQNRVREFLNSFGKWFDRVIGSVLILLGLKVAFSK; encoded by the coding sequence ATGGATTTTTCAATATATATACATGAATTTTTAATTTTAGCAGGAGCTATGATTTTAGCTTTATTATCTCCTGGTCCTGATTTTGCAATGATTTTAAAACAAAGCGTAACTTATGGAAAACGTTCATCGATTTTTGCAAGTATAGGAATAGGTCTTGGAATCTCTGTACATATTATATATTCAATACTTGGAATAGGGCTGATAATATCAAAATCGATAATTCTTTTTAATATAATAAAATATTTAGGTGCCGCATATTTAATCTATATAGGTTATCAAAGTTTAAAGTCAAAAGGTATAAAACTTGATAATAGTGCTTCAAAGGCAAATAAAAATATGAGTGATTTTAAATCGTTTTGGTTTGGTTTTTTATGCAATGCCTTAAATCCAAAAGCAACTTTATTTTTTCTTTCAATGTTTACAGTTGTAATAAGTATTGATACCCCTTTATATATCCAAGCTTTTTATGGTTTATTTTGTATCTTAGCAACTATGATTTGGTTTACAAGTTTATCTTTAATCTTGAGTCAAAATAGAGTAAGAGAATTTTTAAATTCATTTGGTAAATGGTTTGACAGAGTCATCGGGTCTGTCTTAATTTTGCTTGGTTTAAAAGTTGCTTTCTCAAAATAG
- a CDS encoding EF-hand domain-containing protein — protein sequence MKTLTKVGVFLCTVLSSLLIFSSLGMAQDLPSRGPIPFATYDVNSDGFVSQDEFYNIRAKRIQQKVDQGMPMRNVGNAPDFELFDTNGDGKLTELELIKGQNAMMQERRQNKGKGFGGKGMMQQQ from the coding sequence ATGAAAACTTTAACAAAAGTAGGTGTGTTTTTATGCACGGTTTTAAGTTCATTATTGATTTTTTCAAGTTTAGGTATGGCACAAGATTTACCCTCAAGAGGACCAATACCTTTTGCTACATATGATGTAAATTCAGATGGATTTGTTTCTCAAGATGAGTTTTACAATATAAGAGCAAAAAGGATTCAACAAAAAGTAGATCAAGGTATGCCTATGAGAAATGTTGGAAATGCTCCAGATTTTGAGTTATTTGATACAAATGGGGATGGAAAACTAACTGAGCTTGAACTAATTAAAGGTCAGAATGCTATGATGCAAGAAAGAAGACAAAACAAAGGTAAAGGTTTTGGTGGCAAAGGCATGATGCAACAACAATAA
- the prpB gene encoding methylisocitrate lyase, which yields MSAGKKFREALAEEKPLQIVGTINAYQALQATKVGHKAIYLSGGGIANASYGLPDLGMTMIEDVCIDIRRITSICDTPLIVDADTGWGHAFNVARTVKEFIRSGAAGLHIEDQVAAKRCGHRPNKELVTTEEMCDRIRAAVDAKMQLDPDFYIIARTDAHASEGQDAAVERALAYVEAGADAIFAEAIHTLKEYKEFTEKMSVPVLANITEFGATPMFTTEELAEVGIDMVLYPLSAFRAMNKAALNVYQELKDKGTQEGVLDTMQTRMELYDMLGYHDYEQKMDELFSKGKAK from the coding sequence ATGAGCGCAGGAAAAAAATTTAGAGAAGCACTTGCTGAAGAAAAACCTTTACAAATTGTAGGTACAATCAATGCTTACCAAGCATTACAAGCTACAAAAGTAGGACATAAAGCAATTTACCTTTCAGGTGGAGGTATTGCAAACGCTTCTTATGGTTTACCTGATTTAGGTATGACAATGATTGAGGATGTATGTATTGATATCAGAAGAATCACTTCTATTTGTGATACTCCATTAATCGTAGATGCTGATACAGGTTGGGGACATGCATTTAACGTTGCTAGAACTGTTAAAGAATTCATTAGATCTGGAGCTGCTGGACTACATATTGAAGACCAAGTTGCTGCAAAAAGATGTGGACACAGACCAAACAAAGAGTTAGTTACAACTGAAGAGATGTGTGACAGAATTAGAGCTGCTGTTGATGCAAAAATGCAACTTGACCCTGATTTTTATATCATTGCAAGAACAGATGCACACGCTTCTGAAGGACAAGATGCTGCTGTTGAGAGAGCATTAGCATATGTTGAAGCTGGAGCAGATGCAATTTTCGCTGAAGCAATTCACACTTTAAAAGAGTATAAAGAATTTACTGAAAAAATGTCAGTACCTGTATTAGCAAATATTACAGAATTTGGTGCAACACCAATGTTTACAACTGAAGAGTTAGCAGAAGTTGGTATTGATATGGTTCTTTACCCATTATCAGCATTCAGAGCAATGAACAAAGCTGCATTAAATGTATACCAAGAATTAAAAGATAAAGGTACACAAGAAGGTGTTCTTGATACTATGCAAACAAGAATGGAACTATACGATATGTTAGGTTACCATGATTATGAGCAAAAAATGGATGAACTATTTTCAAAGGGAAAAGCAAAATAG
- a CDS encoding citrate/2-methylcitrate synthase, whose protein sequence is MSGLAGVIAGESAICTCGLGNGLNYRGYDIADLALKCDFEEVAYLLLEGELPNKAQLEEFTAKIVAGRDLPQNVKDVLKALPASSHPMDVMKTATSALGCVEPEQTDFSDQMDKILRLLGAFPSFLVYWHHWHVNGKEIELKSDEPTIAGYILERLKEKKPLDVEVRAMDAMLTLYAEHEFNASTFANRITASTLSDIYSCMTTGIGTLKGPLHGGANEVAIKFVLGFSDVDDALKSVDELFAKKEKIMGFGHRVYRNVDPRSPIGHQLAAELKELPTSDPKLYDIAAAVRDKVKADKGLPDNIDFFGGLIYHYMQIERLYYTPLFIMSRAAGWAAHAFEQRANNRIIRPGSEYTGVEPRDFVPMEER, encoded by the coding sequence ATGAGTGGATTAGCAGGTGTTATAGCTGGAGAATCAGCAATTTGTACATGTGGTTTAGGAAATGGTCTTAACTATAGAGGTTATGATATTGCAGACTTAGCATTAAAATGTGATTTTGAAGAGGTTGCATACCTTTTATTAGAGGGTGAACTACCAAACAAAGCTCAATTAGAAGAGTTTACAGCAAAAATTGTTGCAGGTAGAGATTTACCTCAAAATGTAAAAGATGTTTTAAAAGCATTACCAGCTTCATCTCATCCAATGGATGTAATGAAGACTGCAACATCAGCATTAGGTTGTGTTGAACCTGAGCAAACAGATTTTTCTGATCAAATGGACAAAATATTAAGACTTCTTGGAGCATTTCCATCATTTTTAGTATATTGGCATCACTGGCATGTAAATGGTAAAGAGATTGAATTAAAATCTGATGAACCAACAATTGCTGGATATATTTTAGAAAGATTAAAAGAGAAAAAACCACTTGATGTTGAAGTAAGAGCAATGGATGCTATGTTAACTTTATATGCTGAGCATGAGTTTAATGCATCAACATTTGCAAATAGAATCACAGCTTCTACATTATCAGATATTTATTCTTGTATGACTACTGGTATTGGTACATTAAAAGGTCCATTACATGGTGGAGCAAATGAAGTTGCAATTAAATTTGTACTTGGATTTAGTGATGTTGATGATGCACTAAAATCTGTAGATGAATTATTTGCAAAAAAAGAAAAAATCATGGGATTTGGACATAGAGTTTATAGAAATGTAGATCCAAGATCTCCTATTGGGCACCAATTAGCAGCTGAACTTAAAGAGCTTCCAACAAGTGATCCAAAACTTTATGATATTGCAGCAGCAGTAAGAGATAAAGTAAAAGCAGATAAAGGTTTACCTGATAATATCGATTTCTTCGGTGGATTAATCTATCACTATATGCAAATTGAGAGATTATATTATACTCCATTATTCATTATGTCAAGAGCTGCTGGATGGGCTGCTCACGCATTTGAACAAAGAGCAAATAATAGAATTATCAGACCAGGTTCTGAATATACTGGTGTTGAGCCAAGAGATTTCGTTCCTATGGAAGAGAGATAA
- the acnD gene encoding Fe/S-dependent 2-methylisocitrate dehydratase AcnD, which yields MTNEKYLKDLDGIDGVKYYDVKSAVEDITPGSFEKLNYTSRVLAENLIRKCPSEDLKDSLIQLIEKRTDKDFPWYPSRVICHDILGLTAFVDLAGLREAVASKGGNPDKVNPVVPTQLIVDHSLAVECGGYDPDAFQKNRDIEDRRNADRFHFINWTKEAFNNVDVIPPGNGIMHQINLEKMSPVVHLNDGIASPDTLVGTDSHTPHVDALGVIAVGVGGLEAENVMLGNPSYMRVPEIIGVEIVGDRAPGITATDIALSITSFLRENNVISAYLEFFGPGTKYLNLGDRATIANMTPEYGASAGMFAIDEQTISYLKVTGREQKQVELVEAYAKANGLWADQFDKATYARTLKFDLSTVTRSLAGPSKPHKLVPTSTLRKEGIVKEWTQEGDLIPDGGILIAAITSCTNTSNPRNVIAAGLLAKKANELGLTRKPWVKSSLAPGSKVIEVYLKESGLLPEMEKLGFGVVGFACTTCNGMSGALDPKIQQEVVDRDIYSTAVLSGNRNFDGRIHPYVKEAFLASPALVVAYALAGTVRFDIENDSLGKDANGNDIKLADLWPSDAEIDEIEKNYIKPEMYNAIYEPMFNRDGLTAVKAEPFYKWNPNSTYIQKPPYWEDEYMSMPALKGLRPLGVFPDNITTDHLSPSNAILPDSASGEYCLKMGLPVEDLNSYATHRGDHNTASRATLANPKLFNEMVKDEDGNVKQGSLTKIMPEGKESRMWEAIEEYNNRKQPLIIIAGTNYGQGSSRDWAAKGVRLAGVEVLIAESIERIHRTNLVGMGVLPLQFKEGDTRFTYNINGTETFDIEGEITPRCDLTVVMTRANGEVVKFPVLCRLDTSAEVDVYKNGGILQKFAKDVVAEG from the coding sequence ATGACAAACGAAAAATATCTTAAAGACCTTGATGGTATAGATGGTGTTAAGTATTATGATGTTAAATCAGCGGTAGAAGATATTACTCCTGGTTCATTCGAAAAACTAAACTATACTTCAAGAGTTTTAGCAGAGAACTTAATTAGAAAATGTCCAAGTGAGGACTTAAAAGATTCACTTATTCAATTAATTGAAAAAAGAACAGATAAAGATTTCCCTTGGTATCCAAGTAGAGTTATCTGTCATGATATCTTAGGTCTAACAGCATTTGTTGACTTAGCAGGACTAAGAGAAGCTGTTGCTTCAAAAGGTGGAAACCCAGATAAAGTTAATCCAGTTGTTCCAACTCAATTAATCGTTGACCACTCATTAGCAGTTGAGTGTGGTGGATATGATCCAGATGCCTTCCAAAAAAATAGAGATATTGAAGATAGAAGAAATGCAGATAGATTCCACTTTATTAACTGGACTAAAGAAGCATTTAATAATGTTGATGTTATCCCTCCAGGTAATGGTATTATGCACCAAATCAACCTTGAAAAAATGTCTCCAGTTGTACACTTAAATGATGGAATTGCAAGTCCAGATACATTAGTTGGTACTGATTCACATACTCCACATGTTGATGCACTTGGTGTTATTGCTGTTGGTGTTGGTGGATTAGAAGCTGAGAATGTAATGCTTGGAAACCCTTCATATATGAGAGTTCCTGAAATCATTGGTGTTGAAATTGTAGGTGACAGAGCTCCTGGAATCACTGCAACTGATATTGCACTTTCAATTACATCTTTCTTAAGAGAAAACAATGTTATCTCTGCTTATTTAGAGTTCTTTGGACCAGGTACTAAATACCTAAACTTAGGTGATAGAGCAACTATTGCAAATATGACTCCTGAGTATGGTGCAAGTGCTGGTATGTTTGCTATTGATGAGCAAACAATCTCTTATTTAAAAGTAACTGGTAGAGAGCAAAAACAAGTTGAGTTAGTTGAAGCTTATGCAAAAGCAAATGGTTTATGGGCTGATCAATTTGATAAAGCTACATATGCAAGAACTTTAAAATTTGATTTATCAACTGTTACAAGATCTTTAGCAGGACCATCTAAACCACATAAATTAGTTCCAACTTCTACACTTAGAAAAGAAGGTATAGTAAAAGAGTGGACTCAAGAGGGTGATTTAATTCCAGATGGTGGTATCTTAATTGCTGCTATTACTTCATGTACAAATACTTCAAACCCAAGAAACGTAATCGCTGCTGGTTTACTTGCTAAAAAAGCAAATGAATTAGGACTTACTAGAAAACCATGGGTTAAGTCTTCACTTGCACCAGGTTCAAAAGTAATCGAAGTTTACTTAAAAGAATCAGGATTATTACCAGAGATGGAAAAACTTGGATTTGGTGTAGTTGGTTTTGCTTGTACTACATGTAATGGTATGTCTGGTGCACTAGACCCAAAAATCCAACAAGAAGTTGTTGATAGAGATATCTATTCAACTGCTGTATTATCTGGAAACAGAAACTTTGATGGAAGAATCCACCCATACGTAAAAGAAGCATTCTTAGCATCTCCTGCACTAGTTGTTGCTTATGCTCTTGCTGGGACTGTAAGATTTGATATTGAAAACGATTCTTTAGGAAAAGATGCTAATGGAAATGATATTAAATTAGCTGATTTATGGCCATCTGATGCTGAGATTGATGAGATTGAGAAAAACTATATCAAACCAGAGATGTATAATGCAATCTATGAGCCAATGTTCAATAGAGATGGATTAACAGCAGTTAAAGCTGAGCCATTCTATAAATGGAATCCAAACTCAACTTATATTCAAAAACCACCATATTGGGAAGATGAGTATATGAGTATGCCAGCATTAAAAGGTTTAAGACCATTAGGTGTATTCCCTGATAATATCACAACTGACCACTTATCTCCATCAAATGCAATTTTACCAGACTCTGCATCTGGTGAGTATTGTTTAAAAATGGGATTACCAGTTGAAGACTTAAACTCTTATGCAACACATAGAGGTGATCACAACACTGCTTCTAGAGCAACGTTAGCAAATCCAAAACTATTTAACGAAATGGTTAAAGATGAAGATGGAAATGTTAAACAAGGTTCATTAACTAAGATTATGCCAGAAGGTAAAGAATCTAGAATGTGGGAAGCTATTGAAGAGTATAACAATAGAAAACAACCACTTATTATTATTGCTGGTACTAACTATGGTCAAGGTAGTTCAAGAGACTGGGCAGCAAAAGGTGTAAGACTTGCTGGTGTTGAAGTTTTAATTGCTGAATCAATTGAAAGAATTCACAGAACTAACCTAGTTGGAATGGGTGTATTACCATTACAATTTAAAGAGGGTGATACAAGATTTACTTACAATATCAATGGTACTGAAACTTTTGACATAGAAGGTGAAATCACTCCAAGATGTGACTTAACAGTTGTTATGACTAGAGCAAATGGTGAAGTTGTTAAATTCCCAGTTTTATGTAGACTTGATACTTCTGCTGAAGTTGATGTTTATAAAAACGGTGGTATTTTACAAAAATTCGCTAAAGATGTTGTAGCTGAAGGTTAA
- the prpF gene encoding 2-methylaconitate cis-trans isomerase PrpF, translating into MAYKPQFKVKATYMRGGTSKGTFFNIADLPEEAKNDPRKRDKLLQRIVGSPDLYKKQIDGMGGATSSTSKAILVGKSSVANHDVDYYFCQVAIDKDFVDMSGNCGNLSSAVGPFAIKEGLVDNVPENGVCCVRIWQANIKKTILCYVTMEDGMVKEMGDYEIDGVAFPAEEIVLEFVEPVDPSEELFPTGNLVDDLEVEGVGTFKATMITAGIPTVFVNADEIGYKGTELQGDINSDTAALERFEKIRIAGALKMGVMKSPEDALTQQHTPKIAFVSPAQDFTTSSGKEMKANEMDLHVRALSMQQLHHAMMGTASVAIGVAACIPGTLVNIAAGGGEKDSVTFGHPSGAIKVGATLSKNGDKYTVEKASMSRSARIIMDGNVFVPAGTMD; encoded by the coding sequence ATGGCTTATAAACCACAATTTAAAGTTAAAGCAACATATATGAGAGGTGGTACTTCTAAAGGAACTTTTTTTAACATCGCTGATTTACCAGAAGAAGCAAAAAATGATCCAAGAAAAAGAGATAAATTACTTCAAAGAATAGTAGGAAGTCCTGATCTATATAAAAAACAAATAGATGGTATGGGTGGAGCAACTTCATCTACATCTAAAGCTATTTTAGTAGGAAAATCTTCAGTTGCTAACCACGATGTAGATTACTATTTTTGCCAAGTTGCAATTGACAAAGACTTTGTTGATATGAGTGGGAACTGTGGAAATCTTTCTAGTGCTGTTGGCCCTTTTGCAATTAAAGAGGGGCTTGTTGATAATGTACCTGAAAATGGTGTATGTTGTGTAAGAATTTGGCAAGCAAATATCAAAAAAACTATCCTTTGCTATGTAACTATGGAAGATGGTATGGTAAAAGAGATGGGTGACTATGAGATTGATGGTGTTGCTTTTCCTGCTGAAGAGATTGTTTTAGAGTTTGTTGAGCCAGTAGATCCAAGTGAAGAGCTATTTCCTACTGGAAACTTAGTTGATGATTTAGAGGTTGAGGGTGTTGGTACATTTAAAGCTACTATGATCACTGCTGGTATCCCAACTGTATTTGTAAATGCTGATGAGATTGGATACAAAGGAACTGAGCTTCAAGGTGATATCAACTCAGATACAGCTGCACTTGAAAGATTTGAAAAAATCAGAATTGCAGGTGCTCTTAAAATGGGTGTTATGAAATCACCAGAAGATGCACTAACTCAACAACATACACCAAAAATTGCTTTTGTATCTCCTGCACAAGACTTTACAACTTCAAGTGGTAAAGAGATGAAAGCAAATGAGATGGATTTACATGTAAGAGCACTTTCTATGCAACAACTACACCATGCTATGATGGGTACAGCTTCTGTTGCTATTGGGGTTGCTGCTTGTATTCCTGGAACTTTAGTAAATATTGCTGCTGGTGGTGGAGAGAAAGATTCAGTTACTTTTGGACATCCAAGTGGAGCTATTAAAGTTGGTGCAACACTTTCTAAAAATGGTGATAAATATACTGTTGAAAAAGCTTCTATGAGTAGAAGTGCTAGAATTATTATGGATGGTAATGTATTTGTTCCTGCTGGGACTATGGACTAA
- a CDS encoding NnrS family protein, with protein MQFSTSFQQEIVRQTWWERFSSQPHQLFFTSAIFFAIFIMTLSLLSLLGKTDLNFALIHGFGLNYGLFTNAFLGFLITVMPKYNSSTIIKENQYLNAWIIYQVGILCTLFISVFIGKILVSLVMFYFVKLFYTSIKEGKAFIKTDSIYINLILCIGATLLAIEAITFYNLSTLVFFAYLLSMVFIIALRMIPAFYFAHTRITPWQRPEYLRPISFILLSVTGISMQFHFDSLLKIVSFISLIFFGFIIYKLNLFKKTPALISILVVGLLWFEIAYILLFLESIFIPYSFKLSFHIFAIGFVTTLLIGFGSRVVMGHAVPPQAMVADKITVSLFVLTQIVLISRVLVSVSFIANLDSFTIFLHLSSTLWIVLFIIWTIRYGKTLIRIKS; from the coding sequence ATGCAATTTTCAACTTCATTTCAACAAGAGATTGTTAGACAAACTTGGTGGGAAAGATTTAGTTCTCAACCCCATCAACTATTTTTCACCTCAGCTATATTTTTTGCAATATTTATTATGACTCTAAGCTTATTATCACTTTTAGGAAAAACTGATTTAAATTTTGCACTTATTCATGGCTTTGGTCTAAATTATGGATTATTTACAAATGCTTTTTTAGGCTTTTTGATAACTGTGATGCCAAAATATAACTCCTCTACAATTATAAAAGAGAATCAATACTTAAATGCTTGGATTATATATCAAGTTGGAATTTTATGTACTTTGTTTATAAGTGTATTTATTGGTAAAATCTTAGTTTCTTTAGTGATGTTTTATTTTGTTAAACTTTTCTATACTAGCATAAAAGAGGGAAAAGCTTTTATTAAAACTGATAGTATATATATAAACCTTATACTTTGCATTGGAGCAACTTTATTAGCTATAGAAGCTATTACTTTTTACAATCTATCTACATTAGTATTCTTTGCTTATCTTTTATCTATGGTGTTTATTATTGCCCTTAGAATGATTCCAGCATTTTATTTTGCACATACAAGAATTACTCCTTGGCAAAGACCTGAGTATCTTAGACCTATCTCATTTATTTTATTAAGTGTTACAGGTATATCAATGCAGTTTCATTTTGATTCTCTTCTAAAAATAGTATCTTTTATTTCTCTTATATTTTTTGGTTTCATTATATATAAATTAAATCTTTTTAAGAAAACACCTGCTTTGATTAGTATCTTAGTTGTAGGTTTGCTTTGGTTTGAGATAGCTTATATATTATTATTTTTAGAATCTATATTTATACCTTATAGTTTTAAACTCTCTTTTCATATATTTGCAATTGGATTTGTAACAACACTATTGATTGGATTTGGAAGTAGAGTTGTAATGGGTCATGCTGTACCACCTCAAGCAATGGTTGCAGATAAGATTACAGTTTCATTGTTTGTCTTAACACAAATAGTTTTAATCTCTAGAGTTTTAGTTTCTGTAAGTTTTATTGCTAATCTAGATTCATTTACAATATTTTTACACTTGAGTAGTACTTTATGGATAGTTTTATTTATTATTTGGACTATTAGATATGGGAAAACATTAATTCGTATAAAAAGCTAA